GGAGGCAGAGTGCGACCGCTACTTTCTCGCGTTATCATCCTGTTCTTTGAAACTCCCTTCCCAAACCTCTTTTCGTCAGATATCTTCCTAGATTCATCGCACTCCACTCGCTGACTGTTCGGAGAAGTTTATTAGGCGAACTTCTTTCTTGGTATCTCTGCGATATAATATTCGACTTCACGaacgaagaaaggagaaagaacaTTATGCAGGAGGCCGAAGTTCGAGACAATGGTAAAAAATTACTTCGATTTCTCTTAAACCGGGCTGCGATCGATATCGctttccatcttttttttttcgttcttgaattttttacgttatttttcTGTGCTTCGGTAACGCGAGCATTCTCACGTGCAAATGAGAAGACGTTGACGTGCGATgtgacgcgacgcgacgcacAAATGCAGCATTTGAATGAGGATTCGggttaaaaatcaaaattcgtTGGCCGCGTTCGCAGGCCACGTTCTCACGTTCCATGTAACGCGACATGCGCTTGCCGTAGCTTGTTGCAGCTTGTCGCGCCAAGCGAATAGAACAGAAGCGATTCCAATCGTGAGTGCCAATGGTCCGggatttcttgttttttttatgaCCGATCACACTTGGTCCTGCACGAAACGGTTCGCCGAGGCAAAAATCAGGAACAGGGGAATCCTCTGTCTGGTTGAAAAACGATCCTCCTCGAGGTTCGTTGAATTTTAAGATTGTCGGGTAGGTACGCGAACGTGGAGGAGGCAAGGCTTCGGGGAAAACTTTGTCGATTGCCACAGCGCGAAGGGTTATTGCATTGCAAAATTGTCTTCAGAACTCCTTTATTGACCGAAAGTTGGAGGCATTCCATTATTACAGCTTGTATGCATGATTTTTCTTTGCGCCTCTTCCCCATGTTCTGAAAAAATTCGAAGCCTCGAGAAATCCTACCCATGTTTGATTTCATAGAAAAAGTACTTGTATTTCTTTGGAACACGAGTGTGGTTTTCAAATTGAACTAAAAAAAGTAATCTGTAAAATTAGTATGTAATTGATGCAattgtcattttaattattatgttaGACAATATGGtgattttcaagattttacataaatattcagaACTCTACAGACaatgacaaaaattaatttgattgaaataatttattcgaaagttaattaattaagttatatatataacaatatatacaacTTAAGTATATATATGCTTAAATTGTAAAGACGTTAATTAACGAGATAATGATGATATGCAGAATGTCTCATAGTGgatttattatgataatacAAAGAATCGTGCTGATATATCTTATAATGTTTCTTGAAATTTGATTGCTTCCTCTGCAGTTCCAGTATACCATAATGTCGTCTATAATTAAGATTAAACAATATAGTTGAGTAAATCTATTTACGTTCGACTATAAcgaaacgataataatttcCGTCGTTAGCCTGTGCGTGCTTTTGTGTTGTATCTCGCCCCAAGACTCCTGTCGAGGTAAATTAAACTACTGTGCCGTGTCtaacgaatgaaataaatggtCCTACCGTTTCGTTTCTGGCACAGCAACCGAAAGTATGctttttcatcgatttcaAATGGTCGGGCTGCGATCGAAGCGAACAGGTTCGCAAACTTCATTTATGAAAtgatgaaatttgtttcactgACTTTAGAAATTAATCTAAAGTTAAAACGGGaaatttttgaacattttacgAATTCGAAAGTTTAGAAATAGTTACTTCGTACGGTATTACCAAATGTAGCGCTGTAATTGGTATCAGGTAAGAGGATTCAGAGCAGAGAGTTGACAGGATAATTGACTCGGTTTAGTTGTAGACAGCTTTAAAGCGATTAGTAGTTCTGAAACGAACATAGAGACGACCTGCATATAGGAGAACGATTGAGTTAGTGTTCGAATAGCTATTACATTATGCTCaatacattatatagtatgGAAATTTCTCTATAATTGGCATAATCGTGGAAATATAGAACGAAGCAATCTCGCCTCGTTTCGGATAAAATCTAGCGGGGAAACTTACGAATTTAAagatattgttttaaaatgaGCAATTCTGGTAACACTTTTAATATGGACAGGTTAAATGTGAATATACGACCCGTCGGTTTCGAAACTACGAATCGTATAGAACTTGAAGAAAGCCAGTGATGTACAATGCTTGCTTTAAAGCGTACAATTTCCGGGGCCCTGTCGAGAGAAGCGTTTATATCCGCGTGACGATAAACTATCTTGTTTGTTCCCGAGAAAGCTTTAAAATGGCATCATCCTATCTTCtacaataaaacgaaaaaattcaGTTATTTAACTGCGTTAGTTCTTCTTGTAGTTTTCTGGCTCGTTACGATCAATTTTGCATTCAAATTGTACTACATCTGAAATATTAAGCGAGCGGACTGTATTAAGGAAATATCTAAAAGTTGTCTTAAACACGATCCTTATATTAATTCGTtggttaaatttttaaagaatattattaatatccaGCTACATATATTCCCTGAAGCTTATTACGATTTGAACGATTATAACGAAGTTTACCTGCTTATCGAGCTCGATCTAGTGTACAATTTTGGCGAATATAACCGAATAGAATCGAGAGTTATCAAATCGGCAAACTGACACTTTATTTCCAGTTCAACGTATCCAACATTGAACATAGAGCTTCTATTCTCCTGAATATTCCACTTTAGTTAGGAGCGATAATCGCCCCGTTTACGATGTAccctttttgctttttttacaTCCACTAAACTGTAACGATCGTTACGactaaaagaaataaaaagggaaataaagagaaaggaaaagagagtaAGGAAACTGGGGAAAGAATATTCGCGCAATAGTAACCAAAGCAAaaagtgaatatttatgaatatttcatgaaGCGGACAGATAACTGTAGAGGCGCTGTTAAAAGCTTGATACATTTTCTCGATATGGAcacgatattaattacaataattcctataatcttttattctaCAGGATATTCTCCTTCCGGAAATCGGCTTATCGTAAATCTGAATCGGGCTAAATGCAATAACTTAACAGCGTTGGCGCATGTCAGAGGGCAAAGTCGGCTCCGTGACCATTATTCCACCCTGGATGGATCAAAGAATTATTGGTTCACGCAACTCTCGAAACGCAATTGGGTTGAACGGTaatcaatttaaaatgataacTGGTCACATACGCCCGGAGGAGCAGCGGATGTGTGCGCGAAACGTGAAacatttattatgaaataacagTTACGTTTAAGTAATTAATTCGCCGCGTTGATGTTCGGTTCGTCATCACGGAAATATAACataacgtaattttatacgttctagcttgtatcattaatatgttacaataaataattttttttattgtaattgtctcttcttatgtttcttttattgcGGAATATAGTTCTCGTGTTATTCACAATGTTTGTAAAAGCGAGATACTTTGCGAAATCGGTGACAGTTTTTGGTGctaatgttatttattatcagaGCTTCTTTGTAATACATGCTCGTATCATTTAATAGTAAAGAAAACTCGTATTGTAAATTCGTATCGATGCCCTGATGTTTATAAGGATATCAAGAACAGTCATCGTGCAATGACCCAGGCGAGATAAGGTAGTGTCCAATTTTCAGCAGTGCCACCATGGGACCGTGTCACCTTTAACATTGTTGGCATAGCCAGCACAGCTGAAATATCGtcttgtaaaatatgaaactggCCGAGTTCCATCGCCGACGTTACGGCGGCGTGTGTCCGCCCCAAAGAGAAATAGCTACATCGTTTCTCGGTTAAAGGAAGAATAGCAAGCAAAAGAACAACAGGCATCGCGACCTTTTCTTCTATTATCCAACGTTCGTCCGTCGTTTCTGGATGCACTAGAAAATTCCTTGAGATGCGCTTTCATCGGTTCCAACGAAATATCTGTTGAACTGAGAGACAATCTTCGAGAAAGCGTATTCTATGTACAGTCCCTAGTTACGAAGTAATAATTTCAGTTTCATAACACATTAATAacatgatttaaaaaaaataattgtctaCATTTAAAGCGAGTATtcgaattttgatatttacagtataataattgtaaaatatttatacgttcaTATAATAACTCAATTAGAGATTATAAATTGTTCCGTATTTTGCTCACGAGAGAGATTAGGCTTATTAGCACTAGATATACTTCAAGCTTTACTCTTCCCCGTCAGTTGAACCTGAATTTCTTGCAAGGACATTCCTTTCGTCTCAGGTACACAGATCAAGGTAAATGGTATAGCTGTAGCCTCTAACAGGccataaaatagaaacaaatatcGTTCGTTCAGAAGATTAAGCAGCGGTATGTAAGTGACGGTTGAGATGAAAGAGACAACGGCGGCTGCGCTGCTGAGAATAAATGCTGCGACGCACTTTAGATGAGGAGGAAAGAGTTCGCCAAGCATCGTTGGTGGTATGAGAGTAACACCTGAGAAAACTGTTATGTAGAAAGCTATCATTCCGGTAATCGCTAGTCCTTCCACTGTTTTTGAATCAAAACcaaaatttaacaattgaaACTCGACCGTTAATAGACTTAAAGATAACGCGATTCCAGTGCACGATATGACCATAAGAATTCTCCTTCCAAGTCTGTCCATTAAAAGCATTGATAAATAACATCCGATGATACCACATGCCATCACTATTATCACTACTTGCGCTGGGTCCATCACGCTAACTTTTGCGGATGTGAAGATCGACTCCATGTAAAACGAAATGTTATTGATTCCGCTCAATTGAGCGTACGCGGTAAGAATCGTAACAATAATAATCGACTTGCGgaaatgaagaatttttaactCCCTGAGAGAGTCTGTTAACGTTTGCTTACTGACATTTTCAACAAACCTTCGTAAGTCCATGAATTCCGATTCTACGTCATAGTCTCTATGGTACCATCGAATCGATGACTTCGCTTTCTCGTCCAAGCTTTTCTTAATCAAATGATGAGGGGATTCTGGCAGCCAGATGAAAAGAATCATCAATAAAAGGCAAAAAACTAAGGCTATCGTGGCTGATACAGTCATCGATAAATATGCTCCCATAACACTCATTATAAAGTTTCCTGTCGCTAAGCCGCTTGTGCCTAGTGCCATCAACGCTCCTCGGATGCTAGGATCCGCTATTTCTCctaaatatatagtatagcAGCTGTAGGTCATTCCTAGGCTGATGCCACTGCAAAATCTTGAGACATATAACCACTCCACGCTGTTAGCCAAAATGATGAAGAGCCAGCCAAGCGAGATGGGCACAGTGCTGATTGCATTTGTTGTCTTGCTGCCGACGTAGTTGACGCATATAGCGCCTCCGATAGCACCGAAAAATCTTCCCAAATTGAATAACGACACCACCCACGATATTTCCGACAGTGTCACTGGAAATGTAGATTCTGCAGAAGTTAAGTAGTCGATGTACGGAGACGACCATCCTCCTACTAATCCCAGTTGCGTTATCAACAACCAGACTgtaagaaaaattcgaaattatgattcttcttttatctgGATGTTTCGCAGGCATTGCAATGTTGTTAATATTACTGCGCAATATgcatttcgaaaaattaattggtGATTAGTTAATACCTCCGCAACCAGCGATCCATTGCGGCCAgaatacttttttctttaatttctcactTCTTGTCTCGGTCATGATGAGTGCTCCGAAGGTAAGGAACAACTAGCAGATGTATTACTTACATCAAAATTATATAGCTTTGAAAATAGTGAAACAGATTACATAAATGTAGATAACATCACGCATGCGTGCATTATTCTATTTGAGACGATGGATTGCGATAGTGAGAGGAAGAAACACTTGATcaaatataacaaaacaaatttagtataatat
This Bombus pascuorum chromosome 1, iyBomPasc1.1, whole genome shotgun sequence DNA region includes the following protein-coding sequences:
- the LOC132904884 gene encoding facilitated trehalose transporter Tret1-like, yielding MTETRSEKLKKKVFWPQWIAGCGVWLLITQLGLVGGWSSPYIDYLTSAESTFPVTLSEISWVVSLFNLGRFFGAIGGAICVNYVGSKTTNAISTVPISLGWLFIILANSVEWLYVSRFCSGISLGMTYSCYTIYLGEIADPSIRGALMALGTSGLATGNFIMSVMGAYLSMTVSATIALVFCLLLMILFIWLPESPHHLIKKSLDEKAKSSIRWYHRDYDVESEFMDLRRFVENVSKQTLTDSLRELKILHFRKSIIIVTILTAYAQLSGINNISFYMESIFTSAKVSVMDPAQVVIIVMACGIIGCYLSMLLMDRLGRRILMVISCTGIALSLSLLTVEFQLLNFGFDSKTVEGLAITGMIAFYITVFSGVTLIPPTMLGELFPPHLKCVAAFILSSAAAVVSFISTVTYIPLLNLLNERYLFLFYGLLEATAIPFTLICVPETKGMSLQEIQVQLTGKSKA